A stretch of DNA from Plasmodium berghei ANKA genome assembly, chromosome: 11:
attttcatcagcatatatattaaaacaatttccaatattatttatagatGAAATTGATTCATATTCCtttacaatattatttacacACAAATTTTCAGAATCATATGACATAGTcatatttcctttttttgtATCTTTTGAGTTAGTATGTATTTCTgtgatattattttcttcattatcaTAATTAAGTAAATCGATATTTAGACCTATACTATTAGTTAAGGTGTCTACATTACTTTCAATACTACTAATTATGTCGCTAGATGTTACTATGTTACTTCCATCATTTAAATAAGGATCCCAATCGGTTTCAgaattttgttcattttttttttcatgacTACATAATGTATCATATTTACCTCCTTTAATATCATCATAAAAcaaatcatatttatttccattttctaATTCCTCATTAATCATTTGCTtgctattattatcatttattttatcttttaatgCACCGTTATTTAATGTGTTTAAATAAATGGGTGCATTATCACTTTCAAGGTATTTACTTTTATTGACTGATGAATAATTACTGATTCGAGATTCAATGTTTTGACTTATCGATCCATTCCTATTGTCATCATTGCCATCCTTAGGCATAtcaataaacaaataatcaAACTTTGTTGTTGGgaaattgaaaattttatttttatcatttgcGTGTATATCACTATATAAGTTAAGaatattatctttattattttttatgcaatttttattaagttTACAATTTAACATACTACTAggtacatttttttttatataattatatatatttccatcatgtttatcattattattataattcgGAAAATTGCTTAAGTACATGTTTCTTTCCTTCTGGAGTTTACCAGAAGTTAGTTTATCCTTTTTGCCCATAGATATCTGaaattattgtttttattatattgtttcAAATGTACTAATTAacaatatatgtatatatatatatatatatatataaatttatataaatgcaaAATACAAAAACTGAGAGTTCAAGCAATTccttttaaattaatatcttcctcagtatttttattaataaaaaaaaaatgactaaaataattatatataattcaacGCACTTAATCAgaaggaaataaaatatattgtcctctttttattttatcttttcatttctgttttttttaaaataacaaaatgcAAATATAATAGCTGTGTCTATAATATTACCAATTAATACagaacaaataatttttaaaaaataatcaattcattttaatatttaatatgtatatgtatcCTTTCATCATTTTACCATCTTTAGTTATATTTTCTCAATTTGTTTGTCTCCACaagtttatatatatatatatatacatacatgtttatatatatgggcATGTGCACatatagaatatataattataatgacTTATATATCATGTgttatttgataaattgatcttaaataaaaatgaattaattaaaaaaaataaataaataaatatatatatatatatatataatataaataaaaggtTTGGTAGTccctcaaaaaaaaaaaaaaaaataaataaataaataaataaaatattatgtaaataaaactCTAATTGGAGAAAAGTTGGgttgaatatataaaaaaatatagaaatgcatgaaaataaaataataaaatgacaaaatgaataaataaaaaaacaaatgagGTGATGAAGAACAAACAAATTATGCAAAGTAATTttcttcaaaaaaaatattttaataaataatttatatgtacatattttgTAACATTTTTTCGCATTCCATGCGTGTATggcatataattttttaatccATTTTATTCCAAATCTTGCCAGGGgctatttaaaataataaaaaaaaaaatataacacaattaaaataaagtgaaaataaattaaaatgcCATTCAagcattaattttttaaacacTACTTTGTATAggtatatatgtattatacaattatactttttctcatttttttgcGAAGTTCGCATATCGGCAATATCATGAATAATGGAATTATCATACATGTCAAACtggtatataataaattaaaataataaaaaatattttgccCATTTTATTGGTTATTTAGTTCAAAATCAAGAGTATAAACGTTACCACAAGTTGGAAAACATTGGGTCCCATATATGTACGCACAAATTAGTGGATATGTATGTACTATAAAGTAAagcataataaataaagcataataaataaagcataataaataaagcaaaataaataaagcaAACGGAATGGATAATACTGATTGTGATGCAGAACATACAAATAACgggataaaaaaatatcgaaGCAACCCgtttataaataacaaagaAGATTACTTTAATGAAATTGTGGAAAGAATAATTTGCTCTATATtagcaaataaaaatattaaaaaaataaattatttaacatTTGATGtcttatttaatttttttataaaaataattaaaaaattgggattaatttgtaaaaaattttcgTCTTTAAGAGGCAGTGTTGTAGttaattatattgatataaaatattgtctaaaaatatattttaataatatatataaagaaatatatataataaaaaattacaaaaattattttgatcaTGTAATATTTGATATAAGTTTACAAAATagagaagaaaaaatagaaaatcatcaagaaaatgaagaaaaggGAAACTATATTAATGTAATACAAAACtcttatttgtattatcaaaatatttgtatgaaaaaaaataataataattttaattctGTAAATTCCTTTTCCCAAATAAATCCAGACAATTTACCTTCTAATCaaaatgttaatatattatcttttaatgaaaatgttgatatcgaaaaatataaagaacttatgaaattaaaaaaaaaatatatgcatgacCATATGCCAATAGTTCCACTAACTTTAAATAGAAAAGAACAAATTACTGGTTATTATAATGAGCAAAATGAATCATATAATCAAAACtcatttccttttttaaattattcatCTCAATCTTCATCTGAATTATCTGACACATCTTCAAATTCAAATTCAACTACTCAATCTCACAATTTTGAGactatgaaaaatattcaaatatatactaatgataaagataataacaataataatttaacaCACGAAAAAGATATTATGtgtaaagaaaaaattgaggtactaaaattaatacccaaaataaaagatatatatatacaaaactCAATCCAACAAAATTCtcaatttaatattacaaatgataattccattttatttaattcaaacaaatataaagaacTTCAAGAATATCAAAATGATTTATCTTTAGGTGATATACCTTTTCAatcttaatttttttactctcaacttttattatcaaatatatataagggacatgaaattaataaatatcctaataaaatatattaattatatggATATTTAACCTTTGTTCAATTTTATcactatttattttgtgcATTTAAACAAGCCCATTGTCATAAATTGGGCTTTTTAGTTATATAGCCCGATATTCGCATTGCTTCGTTTTGTTacgtttttttaaaaaaatcaaacCAAATTatcaataattttttgttttctatgttattatttttttttttttaaattctatattttaattttgttttggTATATACATTTTGTATACTTTTCAATACAACTGCACATagccaaaaaaaaacatttataaataactttgatttattcaaatgataaattctatgaaaaatacaaaaaaaacgctaaaaataaaaaaaagtggacaaaatccaaaaaatatgcaagTTTACCAGTGCGCATTACCAAATGGGTAAAACGCACATTTAATTGTCCATGGGCTTACAAAATGATTCCCAATGCATGTACATATTCAAATGTACACATTATCTTGAACCTTTCGGATTTTACTGTTTTTTTacacttatttttttttttttccattttgagcagcattattattgttaagAGGTGGATGAATAGGCAGAGTAGGAACAGCCAATGGGTTAGGGGCAATAGGAGATGGACCAGTAACTGCTTTTCCTTTGTTCGCTGTAAAATTTGGAGGAAAATTAGCTGGGCCTATGGTAGGATtagataaattatttgcTTGATCGTAATAATTTAGATTTGATGAAGCCCCATATGGATTTTGTGGCATATATTGTGACCAATTGGATGGTATGGTTTGATttgaattataaaaatatggatttacattattcattccattataataatttataggATTTACAGAGGGTTGAGTTTTCATATCGAATGCCCATTTAATTGTTAGGGAAATTGAATAATTAGCAAGTGGTTGATCAGACATAGCAACCCTAGCAAATTCTGCATTTACTCTATTAGTAAATTGTATAAAAgctatatttttgtttggAATAAACCTTACATAATCTATATTTCcataaataacaaattcATCATATAAAACTTTTTCAATAGCATTTActtcattaaaattattaatgtATATACTTCCAATAAATAAAGTTCGACaatcattattaaaatttccATTTCCATTCATATCTTCTTTAaaagtattatatttttctctgCCAAATATATCCATAGTATTTTCAAATTCAAGTTCATCATTTTCTGTTGGTATTCTATGTctatataaacaattatGGCCATATGCACAACAACCACGagcaaaataaatacaaaaatatggTTTGTTTGCATATGATTTATCTGCTTTAGTATATCCTGAATCTTTAGAAGGattacatttatatttagcTACAAATTTGgggttattattattatttttatcagtTACATATTTACCAAACCATATGTTACtattttgattttcttGTGTATGTTCTactttatttaattcttctTGTGTTACTTGCAACCTTGCTGggttttttaatattgcTTTTACTTTGTCGCTTGTTTTCATTAATTCTAAACTTCTATTTATAAGAGAAAAGAAAgcataatttttcatatcaTTCCCTCCACTATTTACTAAATCTTTACTATAATCATACATTCCACTATTTTCAACATTTCcatcataataataattatagttGTGATTATTTATCCCGCCAACATTTCCAATATTTGCATAaccatttatataattataattgtaCATGTTATAGTAATTGTTCATACCTATtggcatatatatattattaaaattattaaattcaggatatgcatttatattattattcgaattattttttttattttgaaaactTTCTTTTGAAATATTGCTACTATATCCATTTCCTATATCACTACCCATTGTTTGTACATTATTTAGATTGCCATAATAttgattataataatattgataatttctataattctctaaatttatattattgttattattttctattgtTGTAGTTTTGCTACTTactgttttatttttttcattttcatcaattTCTTTGTTACAAGATGTTTCCCCTTTTTCAGAAACATCCTTCTTATTCTCACTCGATTTCAAATCTTCTTCAATAGATATATTACACTtagctttttttttagaaacaTTTTCgttattatctttttcaACATTATTATCCCCTTTGATAGCTTCActacttttttttcgttttttggGGTTTTCCTTGATATTACCCTCTTTTAATTCCTCATTTTTCTCATTCATTTCGCCATCCTCACCACATTTATCCGATTCAAAAACTTTGTTATCTTTATCGTCTATTTTACTTGGGCTCCCTTCATCTTTGCTAGTTTGATCGctaattttgttattttcattttcttcacCATTTTCAGTATTTAAGCTATCCATTTTGTTTTCCTTTTCACCTTCCttataattgaaaaaacTTTTAAACCCCATCTTTAGATAgccattaaaaaattataacttACATTTACCAGTTagtaaatgtatatatccacatttatgtatatatattgacCAATTAGCtgacaaaaattaaattaaattaaatagaAAAGAATAAATAGGAATAAAGTGAGTAAGCTATACAAACAAAGCTTTAATTAAAAGAtctcaattttttttttcatttcttcttttaaatCTCTTCTTTAATTTCAGCAATAGAAGAAACAAGCAAATtgtgaattaaaaaaatttatttataaatatgtacaaatgaatatatttaacttttgctaatttattattttttatattattttttttaaactttATATTGTTTCTTATTCCTAAAACTGTATAACATTTTCAgcttattatattatatatatatatatttttttttatatacaatgTAGTATTAACCAGAATAGCATAAACTGGAttgaaatttttattagcaTTGTCTTTTGTATGCCCATCgattattcatttattttcacttcttaatttttataatttcgTAAAAGtttaaacataaaaataaagcaaaaaatggatacatataatataaataaaaaacataaaatataaaaaaaatgtattttatgTACAGCATTTGctacaataaaaaaaatattatagagTATTTCGCTCTGACAAAAACTAGGCAAAACTATGcgaatataaatatcatttaattaaatatataaatttattcaaaaaaaaattattttttagtatcctgaaaaaatgtgtatatttcatatttattttatagcTAGCCAAtaatgtataattttttgttctaTCATgttacataaaatatattatttatgtatatatttcaacatattataatggtatatacaatttattattcGTTATTTTCTACAATTaagcaaaaaaaaggaGTTTTATGTTCATATAGACTAGAGAAATAAACATGTATATTCTTCACAATTGATAAACttttgatatttatattcgaaactttttattaacataaGAATAATAGTAAAGAATTCCAAGGAACATTCCTGTCAAATGTGACGCGTGCCCTgtatgaatatatacaaaaaaatatgtaattattaatgaaaacattgagaaaaaatatacaattgACAATATActaacaatattttatagaaGTCACACGTGTATATACATTACAAACAGCCAATTAAGCAAATAAACAGGGTAAAATAGTTAATTGGAAATATCGAATTTAAAGTTAACAcacaaaatgaaataaataaaaattattgttgTCTATACCTATATTATCATTCTTGTTTGCTATAATGCTGTATAGCTCGtttaaaaagtaaaatgaagaaaaaagggcctataaaaatgaaaaaaaaatggaaaaataaaatataataggtgcatatatgtattcGATATTATTCCACATTTAAAGATATTTCTACTTACTAATGGTAAGCCTAGAACaccatataaatatattttatgatttgGATGAATAAATGTGTATGTAGCTAATATAGAGCTTATACTCCCGCTAGCACCAAGAACATAAACGTTTTTATAACCATAACTTGAATTCTtttgatataatatttgtatataagATGAAATAATTCCACTAactatatatgtaaaaaaaaaattttttgaatttattaaaatttctAAAGAACGTccaatataaaataaagaaattgtATTTAGTAAAAAAGATTGTATAGTATTGTGACTTATTATGTTAGTTACCAAAgtatataattgtttttcTCTCAAACTTTTCAAACtacaacaaaaatatttatacataaattCTGATGTTAATAATGGAAAAGAATGTGATTTTGTTGGGGCTGGGCTAAAATAACTATAAGACATATTTTCAGGTTTAGCATTTAtccataaaaaataaacaaaaaaatgtaaaaatattaaactATAAGTAACTGGGGACTTATTATAATGATGCATTAATACTGCTTTAAAATATggtatgttttttattccatatttataatatgttggaatattatttaaaaataatttcccTCTAAATTTTGCAACATTTACCAACTCCTTTAaagatttattattattacttataaataaatttaaaaaatttataggaaaatttaaattgcTCTTATAATTGTTACGATTTATTTTGCttattctatatttataaaaatcgcttttttctttacacagatttttaaaaaatgaatatttgtcatataatatatttttataattttcttcaaattttataattatactttttattttcttttgaaTATTACTATTCTCTAATCGTcctttatttaattttaataaataattttttatttcaaaattttgaaaattaaataataaagacTCACATTTCCGTTTCTGTtcattgaaaatatttttgtcagaatattttgaaaatctACGTATTGAATAGTTCCCAATATATTTACCAAAACCATTCATTGATGGATTAGCtgttatataaatagtgGAACTATTTCGCTCGTTATTAAttctattatttaaaaaatatatattgtctCTTAAATCGTTTTTATCATGTTTATATCTGTTTTCTTTCGatttattagaaaaaatattacttttatttaattttcttttatgcACATACACATGCACATTTTTTGTTAGTGTGTTTCCCTTACCCACAAATTTCATTCCGGTGACCTTTTGCATGTATATAGAGAAATATTTGGGTAAGAATATGCTGGAATTGGGGtatgaattttatttgtgtgtatatatacgaGTAATGGGAAATAACCAAAatatcgaaaaaaaaattgctTTAAGAAAAtctattataaaaataatatcttaaaaaaatatactcTTTTACAAGTTGCATTCGATTTAGCAGTATAACCACAATAtgttaacatttttttgtcttttttttttcttgtttCATTGTTAAAAggacatttttttttgcatataacaataaaacaaaataccTTATTTCTTATGTTCCATCGTAAAAAATAGCATTAAAGGATTAGCCATTTAGTTTACATGTATAtgtcatatatttatggaaattatctaatattataatgtgCTCAGTTAAATTACTTCATCATTACTTATTGGATTTTGTAAACTgggaaaataatacatgtaactattctttttcaaaaaaatattactttattaaataatatcatttttttttgcttcctcttctattttatattattatttatttgttttatttttgtttcttctatattattatttatttgtttatcgactttttaaaaatttgtaCATAAAATCGCCCCAACTTATATacgaaaaatatttatatcttttttacTCCATAAGAAATATTACGACAACTTTTTCAATCTGAAAGTAACTTATCAAACtgaaatatgcatatacatatgaaaaaaaatataataaataaaaattccaAATCATATAATACAACAAATGACATGCGCttattcaatttttttgcCCCCCTCTCTGTTTAACATATATGTTTGCATAACATTgaaaaagtataaatacataaatatttttatttataaaattggagtatatttttttaaaagatgacaaaaaaaagaaaaaaagatCGTCATCCTCTgaaatttgtattttcatGCGAAATGTAAACActctttatatatttttataatatagtgttaaaaaatatagaaaattaatataagaaatacaaaaaaaaacaaggATGATATTATTTACTACCCTTTCAAATCCTTCATgtacaaaaataaacaaaaatgaagaaagtattttaaaaaaaataaaaacagtTGACGATGAATACATAGAATGTgaaataaacaataaaaaaaaaaaatggtcTGAATATAAATTGGCAA
This window harbors:
- a CDS encoding rhomboid protease ROM9, with protein sequence MQKVTGMKFVGKGNTLTKNVHVYVHKRKLNKSNIFSNKSKENRYKHDKNDLRDNIYFLNNRINNERNSSTIYITANPSMNGFGKYIGNYSIRRFSKYSDKNIFNEQKRKCESLLFNFQNFEIKNYLLKLNKGRLENSNIQKKIKSIIIKFEENYKNILYDKYSFFKNLCKEKSDFYKYRISKINRNNYKSNLNFPINFLNLFISNNNKSLKELVNVAKFRGKLFLNNIPTYYKYGIKNIPYFKAVLMHHYNKSPVTYSLIFLHFFVYFLWINAKPENMSYSYFSPAPTKSHSFPLLTSEFMYKYFCCSLKSLREKQLYTLVTNIISHNTIQSFLLNTISLFYIGRSLEILINSKNFFFTYIVSGIISSYIQILYQKNSSYGYKNVYVLGASGSISSILATYTFIHPNHKIYLYGVLGLPLALFSSFYFLNELYSIIANKNDNIGHASHLTGMFLGILYYYSYVNKKFRI
- a CDS encoding pre-mRNA-splicing factor CWC2, putative, giving the protein MGFKSFFNYKEGEKENKMDSLNTENGEENENNKISDQTSKDEGSPSKIDDKDNKVFESDKCGEDGEMNEKNEELKEGNIKENPKKRKKSSEAIKGDNNVEKDNNENVSKKKAKCNISIEEDLKSSENKKDVSEKGETSCNKEIDENEKNKTVSSKTTTIENNNNNINLENYRNYQYYYNQYYGNLNNVQTMGSDIGNGYSSNISKESFQNKKNNSNNNINAYPEFNNFNNIYMPIGMNNYYNMYNYNYINGYANIGNVGGINNHNYNYYYDGNVENSGMYDYSKDLVNSGGNDMKNYAFFSLINRSLELMKTSDKVKAILKNPARLQVTQEELNKVEHTQENQNSNIWFGKYVTDKNNNNNPKFVAKYKCNPSKDSGYTKADKSYANKPYFCIYFARGCCAYGHNCLYRHRIPTENDELEFENTMDIFGREKYNTFKEDMNGNGNFNNDCRTLFIGSIYINNFNEVNAIEKVLYDEFVIYGNIDYVRFIPNKNIAFIQFTNRVNAEFARVAMSDQPLANYSISLTIKWAFDMKTQPSVNPINYYNGMNNVNPYFYNSNQTIPSNWSQYMPQNPYGASSNLNYYDQANNLSNPTIGPANFPPNFTANKGKAVTGPSPIAPNPLAVPTLPIHPPLNNNNAAQNGKKKK